A genome region from Ottowia testudinis includes the following:
- a CDS encoding sensor histidine kinase encodes MPANAVQSRAESYTKRSAWKNHAIGWRSLLRHGLQVALFCALVAVFTTLIWPDSSYSRQLVHSLCIGLSTWLTIETGRLVVNPAHCHPSADGDAGWPKGWRGLALTVFGIGTGFFVGTRFSRWALGEAQEFAQRDLLIGLLVTAAAGTVASFYYHARGKTSALQAEIAAAERDATEARLRLLQSQLEPHMLFNTLANLRALIGVDPPAAQQMVDRMNDYLRATLAASRATQHPLATEFDRVHDYLALMAIRMGPRLAFKLNLPDDLRALPVPPLLLQPLVENAIRHGLEPQVAGGRIEVTAERAGGARLLLTVLDTGAGLPAAVQTAPPPGGFGLTQVRERLRTLYGGRATLDLRAAPAGGTRAEIAIPIE; translated from the coding sequence ATGCCTGCCAACGCAGTCCAGTCGCGCGCGGAAAGCTATACAAAGCGTAGCGCCTGGAAAAACCATGCGATCGGCTGGCGCAGCCTGCTGCGCCACGGGCTGCAGGTGGCCTTGTTTTGCGCCTTGGTGGCCGTGTTCACCACCCTCATCTGGCCTGACAGCAGCTACAGCCGGCAACTGGTGCATTCGCTGTGCATTGGCCTGTCCACCTGGCTGACGATCGAGACCGGGCGCCTGGTGGTCAACCCGGCGCATTGCCACCCGTCGGCCGACGGCGATGCGGGCTGGCCCAAAGGTTGGCGCGGCCTGGCCTTGACCGTGTTTGGCATTGGCACAGGCTTCTTCGTGGGCACGCGGTTTTCGCGCTGGGCCCTGGGTGAGGCACAGGAGTTCGCCCAGCGGGACTTGCTGATTGGCCTGCTGGTGACTGCGGCGGCCGGCACCGTCGCCAGTTTTTACTACCACGCCCGCGGCAAAACGAGCGCGCTGCAAGCTGAAATCGCCGCCGCCGAACGCGATGCCACCGAAGCGCGCTTGCGCCTGCTGCAAAGCCAGCTGGAGCCGCACATGCTGTTCAACACGCTGGCCAACCTGCGCGCGCTGATCGGCGTCGACCCGCCAGCGGCGCAGCAGATGGTGGACCGCATGAACGACTACCTGCGCGCCACCCTAGCGGCCAGCCGGGCCACACAGCACCCGCTGGCGACTGAATTTGATCGCGTGCACGACTACCTGGCGTTGATGGCCATCCGCATGGGGCCACGCCTGGCCTTCAAGCTGAATTTGCCCGATGACCTGCGCGCCCTGCCCGTGCCGCCGCTGCTGCTGCAACCGCTGGTCGAAAACGCCATCCGCCACGGGCTTGAGCCGCAGGTGGCCGGTGGCCGCATCGAAGTCACGGCCGAGCGCGCCGGCGGCGCCCGCCTGCTGCTCACCGTGCTCGACACCGGCGCCGGCCTGCCCGCCGCCGTCCAAACCGCGCCCCCGCCCGGCGGCTTTGGCCTGACCCAGGTGCGCGAACGCCTGCGCACGCTGTATGGGGGCCGTGCCACTCTGGATTTAAGAGCTGCTCCCGCAGGCGGCACGCGGGCAGAGATCGCCATTCCCATCGAATGA
- a CDS encoding LytR/AlgR family response regulator transcription factor, whose protein sequence is MTNPSRPTALIAEDEPLLAAALAAELARAWPELRIAATVGDGTSAVEQALKLRPDVLFFDIRMPGMSGLEAAAELADAWDESAAPFPALVFVTAYEQYAVQAFDAQALDYLVKPVQPDRLKRCVEKLRAAPSIRADRPAPGALLDDTARQLQQLMAALQPGAAAASPAQPRLRQLPVSPTGNGGQVIRMVPLADVLFLQAADKYVRVVTATGDHLLRTPLKDLLPQLDPHAFWQIHRSTAVRADAIDTVQRDEAGKLSLTVRGSGERLAVSRVYGYLFRAL, encoded by the coding sequence ATGACCAACCCATCGCGCCCGACCGCCCTGATCGCCGAGGACGAGCCGCTGTTGGCCGCCGCGCTGGCCGCTGAACTGGCGCGCGCCTGGCCGGAACTGCGCATTGCCGCCACCGTGGGCGACGGCACCAGCGCGGTCGAACAGGCCCTGAAGCTGCGGCCCGACGTGCTGTTTTTCGACATCCGCATGCCCGGCATGAGCGGCCTGGAAGCGGCGGCCGAACTGGCCGATGCCTGGGACGAAAGCGCCGCGCCTTTTCCCGCGTTGGTGTTCGTCACCGCCTATGAGCAATACGCCGTGCAGGCTTTCGACGCACAGGCGCTGGACTACCTGGTCAAGCCCGTGCAGCCCGATCGGCTCAAGCGCTGCGTGGAAAAACTGCGTGCAGCCCCATCCATCCGGGCGGATCGGCCCGCACCCGGCGCCTTGCTGGACGACACCGCGCGCCAGTTGCAGCAGCTCATGGCCGCCCTGCAACCGGGCGCCGCTGCCGCCAGCCCCGCGCAACCCCGGCTGCGCCAGTTGCCCGTCAGCCCCACTGGCAACGGCGGCCAAGTCATCCGCATGGTGCCGCTGGCCGACGTGCTGTTTCTGCAAGCCGCCGACAAATACGTGCGCGTGGTCACAGCCACCGGCGATCACCTGCTGCGCACCCCGCTGAAAGACCTGCTGCCGCAGCTCGACCCCCATGCCTTCTGGCAAATCCACCGCTCCACCGCCGTGCGCGCCGACGCCATCGACACCGTACAGCGCGACGAGGCCGGGAAGCTGAGCCTGACAGTGCGGGGATCCGGCGAGCGGCTGGCGGTGAGCCGGGTTTATGGGTATTTGTTCAGGGCCTTGTGA
- a CDS encoding alpha-E domain-containing protein produces the protein MLSRTADHLFWMSRYTERAENTARMLNVHHETSLLPQSAAVSQYGWLGVLSLSELLPAYTARHGEVTPQGVMRFMVQEEDNPSSILACLKAARENARAVRGALTTEVWETLNQTWLEVSRVARSGTFEADPAAFFEWVKFRSHLSRGVTLGTMLQDEAFHFLRMGTFLERADNTARLLDVKFHAVESEFFGTASEKDLEYDFYHWAAILRSVSAFEIYRKVYRDVIVPERVAELLMLREDMPRALHHCMSEVLNNLRLVGAEPQGDTMRHAGRLRADLRYGHIDEILATGLHAFLTQFLDRVNQLGGHISRDFLVPAG, from the coding sequence ATGCTCTCCCGCACCGCCGACCACTTGTTCTGGATGTCCCGCTACACCGAGCGGGCCGAGAACACCGCGCGCATGCTCAATGTGCACCATGAAACCTCGCTGCTGCCGCAATCGGCCGCCGTGTCGCAATACGGCTGGCTCGGCGTGCTGTCGCTGTCAGAGCTGCTGCCGGCCTACACCGCGCGCCATGGCGAAGTCACGCCCCAAGGGGTAATGCGCTTCATGGTGCAGGAGGAAGACAACCCCTCGTCCATCCTGGCGTGCTTGAAAGCCGCGCGCGAAAACGCCCGCGCCGTGCGCGGCGCGCTCACCACCGAGGTGTGGGAAACCCTCAATCAGACCTGGCTCGAAGTGAGCCGCGTGGCCCGCTCGGGCACCTTCGAAGCCGACCCGGCCGCGTTTTTCGAGTGGGTCAAATTCCGTTCGCACCTGTCGCGCGGCGTGACCTTGGGCACCATGCTGCAGGATGAGGCGTTCCACTTCCTGCGCATGGGCACCTTCCTGGAGCGCGCCGACAACACCGCGCGCCTGCTGGACGTGAAATTTCACGCCGTCGAGAGCGAGTTCTTCGGCACCGCCAGCGAGAAGGACCTTGAATACGACTTCTACCACTGGGCCGCCATCCTGCGCAGCGTCAGCGCCTTCGAGATCTACCGCAAGGTGTACCGCGACGTCATCGTGCCCGAGCGCGTGGCCGAGCTGCTCATGCTGCGCGAGGACATGCCGCGCGCGCTGCACCACTGCATGAGCGAGGTCTTGAACAACCTGCGCCTGGTCGGCGCCGAACCCCAAGGCGACACCATGCGCCACGCCGGCCGCCTGCGGGCCGACCTGCGCTACGGCCACATCGACGAAATCCTGGCCACGGGGCTGCACGCATTCTTGACGCAGTTTCTGGACCGGGTAAACCAGTTGGGCGGGCACATCAGCCGGGATTTCTTGGTGCCCGCGGGGTAG
- a CDS encoding alpha-E domain-containing protein, protein MLSRTADHLFWMSRCTERDVLSATADRVRSTTTPLRAPARRGSRLYRT, encoded by the coding sequence ATGCTCTCCCGCACCGCCGACCACTTGTTCTGGATGTCCCGCTGCACCGAGCGGGATGTTCTGTCCGCGACCGCGGACAGGGTGCGCAGCACCACAACACCGCTGCGCGCGCCAGCGCGCCGGGGTTCGAGGCTTTACAGGACCTGA